A genomic region of Mycobacterium sp. Aquia_213 contains the following coding sequences:
- a CDS encoding AI-2E family transporter: MLANSDDASVTPLVRNTAAWAWRLLAIFAAALAFFWVVAKLEIIVVPVLLALMVSALLVPVVDWLDRHGLPRGGAVALVLLGGFALLGGILTFVITQFIVGLPDLTEQVTRSIDTTRRWLIEGPVHLRSEQITNAGNAAIQALHNNQSKLTSGALSTAATLTELLTAAVLVLFTLIFFLYGGRNIFGYVAKIVPVGVRDRVMEAGRAGYGSLIAYVRATFLVAFTDAAGVGAGLAIMGVPLALPLASLVFLGAFIPLIGALISGLVAVVVALLTKGIVYALLTLGLLVVINQIESHLLQPLVMGRAVSIHPLGVVLAISTGGVLAGIVGALLAVPTVAFLNNAIQVLLAPDPEAEAEKLSESSEGTAVMHATPDHPQKRPG; encoded by the coding sequence ATGCTGGCAAACTCCGACGACGCCTCGGTCACGCCCCTGGTCCGCAACACCGCCGCCTGGGCGTGGCGTTTGCTGGCTATCTTCGCCGCCGCGCTCGCCTTTTTCTGGGTGGTGGCGAAGCTCGAGATCATCGTCGTCCCGGTGCTGCTGGCATTGATGGTCAGCGCGCTGCTGGTACCGGTGGTGGACTGGCTGGACCGGCACGGCTTGCCGCGCGGCGGCGCCGTCGCGCTGGTGTTGCTGGGCGGATTCGCGCTGCTGGGCGGCATTCTCACGTTCGTCATCACCCAATTCATCGTCGGCTTGCCCGATCTGACCGAGCAGGTCACTCGCAGCATCGACACCACCCGGCGATGGCTGATCGAAGGGCCGGTGCATCTGCGCAGCGAACAGATCACCAACGCGGGCAATGCCGCGATCCAGGCGCTGCACAACAATCAGTCGAAGTTGACCAGCGGCGCGCTGTCCACCGCGGCCACCCTCACCGAACTGCTCACGGCCGCGGTGCTGGTGCTGTTCACCCTGATTTTCTTTCTCTACGGCGGCCGCAACATCTTCGGATACGTGGCCAAGATCGTCCCGGTCGGCGTGCGCGATCGGGTGATGGAAGCGGGCCGCGCCGGATACGGGTCCCTGATCGCCTACGTCCGGGCCACCTTCCTGGTGGCCTTTACCGACGCGGCCGGGGTGGGTGCCGGGCTGGCCATCATGGGTGTCCCGCTGGCGCTCCCGTTGGCGTCGCTGGTGTTTCTCGGTGCTTTCATCCCGCTGATCGGTGCCCTGATCTCGGGATTGGTCGCGGTCGTGGTCGCATTGCTGACCAAGGGGATCGTGTACGCGCTGCTCACGCTCGGCTTGCTGGTCGTGATCAACCAGATCGAGTCGCATCTGCTGCAACCGCTGGTGATGGGGCGCGCGGTGTCGATTCACCCGCTCGGGGTGGTGCTGGCGATTTCCACCGGCGGTGTGCTCGCCGGGATCGTCGGCGCCCTGCTGGCGGTCCCGACGGTGGCGTTCCTCAACAACGCGATCCAGGTGCTACTCGCCCCTGATCCGGAGGCCGAAGCCGAAAAGCTGTCCGAAAGCTCCGAAGGCACGGCGGTTATGCACGCCACACCGGACCATCCGCAAAAACGGCCCGGCTAG
- a CDS encoding lysylphosphatidylglycerol synthase transmembrane domain-containing protein, whose translation MPYDAPIRNLRLPGGGVFAHEGESLAPARGGATSRGKYWWVRWAVLGLVAIVLGVEVALGWDQLAKAWTSLFAANWWWLLAAVAAAAASMHSFAQIQRTLLKSAGVHVKQLRSEAAFYAANSLSTTLPGGPVLSATFLLRQQRIWGASTVVASWQLVMSGVLQAVGLALLGLGGAFFLGAKNNPFSLLFTLGGFIALLLLAQAVASRPELIEGIGTRILTWFNSVRGRPADTHLAKWREILMQLESVSLGRRDLGVAFSWSMFNWIADVACLAFAAYAAGDHASIAGLTVAYAAARAVGTIPLMPGGLLVVEAVLVPGLVSSGMSLPNAISAMLLYRLISWLLISAIGWVVFFFVFRTENPGGSDDDDAPTGPLPLIEPQLRHWNDPATDPTGSALQGPLPPPEPG comes from the coding sequence GTGCCGTACGACGCACCCATCCGCAACCTCCGCCTCCCGGGCGGCGGCGTATTCGCCCACGAGGGTGAATCGCTGGCGCCCGCGCGCGGTGGCGCGACGTCGCGGGGCAAGTACTGGTGGGTGCGATGGGCGGTGCTGGGCCTGGTCGCGATCGTGCTCGGCGTCGAGGTCGCGCTGGGCTGGGATCAGCTGGCCAAGGCGTGGACGAGCCTGTTTGCGGCCAACTGGTGGTGGCTGCTGGCGGCGGTGGCCGCGGCGGCCGCGTCGATGCACAGCTTCGCCCAGATCCAGCGCACGTTGCTGAAGTCCGCCGGGGTGCACGTCAAGCAGCTGCGCTCCGAGGCCGCCTTCTACGCCGCCAACTCGCTGAGCACCACGCTGCCCGGCGGCCCGGTGCTGTCGGCGACGTTTTTGCTTCGCCAGCAACGCATTTGGGGTGCCTCGACCGTCGTGGCGTCCTGGCAGCTGGTCATGTCGGGTGTGCTGCAGGCGGTGGGGTTGGCGCTGCTCGGGTTGGGCGGCGCCTTCTTCCTGGGTGCGAAGAACAATCCCTTCTCGTTGTTGTTCACCCTCGGCGGCTTCATCGCGCTGCTGCTGCTCGCCCAGGCGGTGGCGTCGCGGCCGGAGCTGATCGAGGGCATCGGCACCCGCATCCTGACGTGGTTCAACTCGGTGCGCGGCAGGCCAGCCGACACACACCTGGCCAAGTGGCGCGAGATCCTGATGCAGCTCGAATCGGTCAGCCTGGGCCGGCGCGACCTCGGGGTGGCCTTCAGCTGGTCGATGTTCAACTGGATCGCCGACGTCGCCTGCCTCGCCTTCGCCGCCTACGCGGCCGGCGACCATGCGTCGATCGCCGGCCTGACGGTGGCCTACGCGGCCGCACGCGCCGTCGGCACGATTCCGCTGATGCCGGGCGGCTTGCTGGTCGTCGAGGCGGTGCTGGTGCCCGGTCTGGTGTCCAGCGGTATGTCGCTGCCCAACGCGATCTCGGCGATGCTGCTCTACCGGCTGATCAGCTGGCTGCTGATCTCCGCTATCGGCTGGGTGGTGTTCTTCTTCGTGTTCCGCACCGAAAACCCCGGCGGCTCCGACGACGACGACGCGCCGACCGGTCCGCTGCCCCTGATCGAGCCGCAGCTGCGGCACTGGAACGACCCAGCCACCGACCCGACCGGCAGCGCGTTGCAGGGTCCGTTACCGCCACCCGAACCGGGCTAG
- a CDS encoding hemophore: MKTGIVTGRRTLVAGLIAAAVPAAAVALMAGPPATGANDPCAASEVARTIGSVSKSMGDYLDSHPETNQTMTTMLQQQAGPQSAASLKSYFEGNPKVAADMAGIAQPLTNLSMQCKLPISIPQAMGLMQQAQGAGGLPGGLPASPAAGLGTLPVGAAPGTPPAATAPIPSTAGGTLPGPSRQNNVG; encoded by the coding sequence ATGAAGACAGGCATTGTGACCGGACGGCGCACGCTGGTTGCCGGGTTGATCGCCGCCGCAGTGCCCGCCGCGGCCGTGGCACTGATGGCCGGGCCGCCGGCGACCGGCGCCAACGACCCGTGCGCGGCCAGTGAAGTCGCCCGGACGATCGGCTCGGTCTCCAAGTCGATGGGTGACTACCTGGACTCGCATCCGGAGACCAACCAGACGATGACCACGATGCTGCAGCAGCAGGCCGGCCCGCAGTCGGCCGCCTCGCTGAAGTCCTACTTCGAGGGCAACCCCAAGGTGGCCGCCGATATGGCCGGGATCGCGCAGCCGCTGACCAACCTGTCGATGCAGTGCAAGCTGCCGATCAGCATTCCCCAGGCGATGGGCCTGATGCAGCAGGCGCAGGGCGCCGGCGGCCTGCCGGGTGGGTTGCCCGCCTCGCCCGCCGCCGGCCTGGGCACGCTGCCGGTGGGCGCAGCGCCGGGCACCCCGCCCGCGGCGACCGCCCCGATTCCGTCCACGGCGGGTGGCACGCTGCCCGGCCCGTCGCGGCAGAACAACGTCGGCTAG
- a CDS encoding MMPL family transporter translates to MMRLSRSLRRYRWLVFAGWLLALVPAIYLALTQSGNLTGGGFEVAGSQSLKVHDQLEDQYHDLGASSLALVAAPRPDASYDDMNNAVAQLRQIAGEFPGVTEKTNPTQRPPQPDRPYVLTLRLDARNAGTSDIAKRLRQKVGVKGDQSGQTADGRVRLYVIGQGALSAAAAENTKHDIAKAEQWNLPIILIVLLAVFGSLAAAAIPLALGVCTVVVTMGLVYFLSAYTTMSVFVTSTVSMFGIALAVDYSLFILMRFREELRAGRQHREAVDAAMATSGLAVVLSGLTVVASLTGIYLINTPALKSMATGAIMAVAVAMLTSTTLTPAALATFGRAAAKRSMLLHWSRRPESTQSRFWNRWVASVMRRPWISSIAAATVLLVMAAPAASMVLGNSLLRQFDSAHEIRAGVAGASQALGPGALGPIQVMVSFPDGGASAPEHSQTLAAIRQRMTEAPHIVSVTPPQFADDNSGALLSAVLSVDPEDMGARQSVDWMRAQLPKVPSEGTARVDVGGPTALIKDFDDRVSATEPLVLLFVAAIAFVMLLLSIHSVFLAFKGVLMTLLSVAAAYGSLVMVFQWGWLRDLGFAHITSIDSTVPPLVLAMTFGLSMDYEIFLLTRIRERFLHTGNTRDAVAYGVSTSARTITSAALIMIAVFIGFAFAGMPLVAEIGVACAVAIAVDATVVRLVLVPALMAMFAQWNWWLPSWLRRVLPSVDFDRPLPEVDLGDVVVIPDDISALTAPSADLRMVLKSAAKLRQLAPDAITVADPLAFTGCGRNCKDPEEPRGQGPGQIPHQVNIADEDAVAITLGAEKNGSNGQTRAASGAKKLVDGLSPRNGISRAMPWGGRPVHPVTLWRGRLSVAIDALETGARSRDQPQYERRSPVETTHVQLPTGDRLQVPTGAETLRLKGYLIMSRNSSRDFAEFADMVDTLEPETAAVVLAGMDRYYCCQPPRQQWVTSQLVRQLADPNPSDLSGEHWSEPDAKADWDEVRQRCLSVAVAMLEEAR, encoded by the coding sequence ATGATGCGCCTCAGTCGCAGCCTGCGCAGATACCGCTGGTTGGTCTTCGCAGGCTGGTTGCTGGCATTGGTCCCGGCGATCTATTTGGCGTTGACGCAGTCCGGGAATCTCACCGGCGGTGGTTTCGAAGTGGCCGGCTCGCAGTCGTTGAAGGTCCACGATCAGCTCGAGGACCAGTACCACGACCTGGGCGCTTCGTCGTTGGCCTTGGTGGCCGCGCCCCGCCCCGACGCCAGCTATGACGACATGAACAATGCCGTGGCGCAGCTGCGGCAGATCGCCGGCGAATTCCCCGGCGTCACCGAGAAAACCAACCCCACGCAGCGCCCGCCGCAGCCCGACCGGCCCTACGTGCTCACCCTGCGGCTCGACGCCCGCAACGCCGGCACCAGCGACATCGCCAAACGGCTCCGGCAAAAGGTGGGTGTCAAGGGCGACCAGTCCGGACAAACCGCGGATGGCCGGGTTCGGCTCTACGTGATCGGGCAAGGCGCGCTGTCCGCGGCCGCGGCGGAGAACACCAAACACGACATCGCCAAAGCCGAACAATGGAACCTGCCGATCATCCTGATCGTGCTGCTCGCGGTGTTCGGCTCGCTGGCCGCCGCGGCCATACCGCTGGCCCTCGGCGTCTGCACGGTCGTGGTGACCATGGGACTGGTCTATTTCCTGTCGGCCTACACCACGATGTCGGTGTTCGTGACTTCGACGGTGTCGATGTTCGGCATCGCGCTGGCCGTGGACTATTCGCTTTTCATCTTGATGCGATTCCGCGAGGAATTGCGGGCCGGGCGCCAGCACCGCGAAGCGGTGGACGCCGCGATGGCCACCTCCGGGCTGGCGGTGGTGCTGTCCGGGTTGACGGTCGTCGCCTCGCTCACCGGGATCTACCTGATCAACACCCCGGCGCTGAAATCGATGGCTACCGGGGCGATTATGGCCGTCGCGGTCGCAATGCTGACCTCGACGACCTTGACGCCCGCGGCATTGGCGACGTTCGGCCGGGCGGCCGCGAAACGCTCGATGCTGCTGCACTGGTCACGGCGACCGGAAAGCACCCAGTCCCGGTTCTGGAACCGCTGGGTCGCATCGGTGATGCGACGGCCATGGATCTCCTCCATCGCAGCGGCGACGGTGCTGCTGGTGATGGCGGCTCCCGCCGCGTCGATGGTGCTGGGCAACAGCCTGCTGCGGCAGTTCGACTCCGCGCACGAGATCCGGGCCGGCGTCGCCGGGGCATCCCAGGCCCTCGGCCCGGGCGCGCTCGGTCCCATCCAGGTCATGGTGAGCTTTCCCGACGGCGGCGCGTCCGCACCCGAACACAGCCAGACGCTGGCCGCCATCCGGCAGCGCATGACGGAGGCCCCGCACATTGTCTCGGTGACCCCGCCGCAATTCGCCGACGACAACAGCGGTGCTTTGCTGTCCGCGGTGTTGTCGGTCGATCCCGAGGACATGGGTGCCCGGCAATCCGTCGACTGGATGCGTGCCCAGCTACCGAAGGTTCCCAGCGAGGGAACCGCGCGTGTCGACGTCGGCGGACCGACGGCGTTGATCAAGGACTTCGACGACCGGGTGTCGGCGACCGAGCCCCTGGTGCTGCTGTTCGTCGCGGCGATCGCGTTCGTGATGCTGTTGCTCTCGATTCACTCGGTGTTCCTGGCCTTCAAGGGCGTGCTGATGACACTGCTGTCGGTCGCCGCCGCCTACGGCAGCCTGGTCATGGTTTTCCAGTGGGGCTGGTTGCGGGATCTCGGGTTCGCCCACATCACGTCGATCGACAGCACCGTTCCGCCGCTGGTCCTGGCGATGACGTTCGGGTTGTCGATGGACTACGAGATCTTCCTGCTCACCCGCATCCGGGAACGCTTCCTGCACACCGGCAACACCCGCGATGCCGTCGCATACGGCGTCAGCACCAGCGCCCGCACTATCACCAGCGCCGCCCTGATCATGATCGCGGTGTTCATCGGCTTCGCGTTCGCCGGCATGCCACTGGTCGCCGAGATCGGGGTGGCGTGCGCCGTCGCGATCGCGGTCGACGCCACCGTGGTCCGGCTGGTGCTGGTCCCGGCGCTGATGGCGATGTTCGCCCAGTGGAATTGGTGGCTGCCGAGTTGGCTGCGCCGCGTCTTGCCGTCGGTCGACTTCGACCGGCCGCTGCCCGAGGTCGACCTCGGCGACGTCGTCGTCATTCCCGACGACATCTCGGCGCTGACCGCGCCCAGCGCGGACCTGCGGATGGTGCTCAAGTCGGCGGCGAAGCTCAGGCAATTGGCGCCCGATGCGATCACCGTGGCCGATCCGCTGGCCTTCACCGGCTGTGGGCGTAACTGCAAGGACCCCGAGGAACCGCGCGGCCAGGGCCCCGGACAGATTCCGCACCAGGTCAACATCGCCGACGAAGACGCCGTCGCGATCACGCTCGGCGCCGAGAAGAACGGCAGCAACGGGCAGACCAGGGCCGCGTCCGGAGCCAAGAAGCTGGTCGACGGCCTGTCCCCGCGCAACGGCATTTCCCGGGCCATGCCGTGGGGCGGGCGGCCGGTGCACCCGGTCACCCTGTGGCGGGGGCGGTTGTCGGTTGCCATCGACGCGCTCGAGACCGGTGCTCGCAGCCGCGACCAGCCGCAATACGAACGTCGCAGCCCGGTCGAAACCACCCATGTGCAATTGCCCACCGGCGATCGGCTGCAGGTCCCGACCGGTGCCGAGACCCTGCGTCTCAAGGGCTACCTGATCATGTCCCGTAACAGCAGCCGCGATTTTGCCGAATTTGCTGACATGGTCGACACATTAGAACCTGAAACGGCCGCGGTGGTGCTCGCCGGAATGGACAGGTATTACTGTTGTCAGCCGCCCAGGCAGCAATGGGTCACCTCCCAGTTGGTCCGTCAACTCGCGGATCCGAATCCTTCCGATCTGTCTGGCGAGCATTGGTCTGAACCGGACGCCAAGGCAGACTGGGATGAGGTCAGGCAGCGCTGCCTGTCGGTGGCCGTCGCGATGCTGGAGGAGGCGAGGTGA
- a CDS encoding XRE family transcriptional regulator, whose product MTLAADRRRVPPPQQPAAEARPHDFDQPVEFWPTAAIRSALQGGDIDTWKRIAAALKRDPFGRTARQVEEVLEGTRPYGISKALWEVLERARIHLEANERAEVARHVALLIERSGLAQQEFAARIGVAAEELASYLDGSVSPSASLMIRIRRLSDRFVKSKPTPSADSD is encoded by the coding sequence GTGACGTTGGCAGCCGATCGACGACGCGTGCCGCCACCCCAGCAGCCCGCCGCCGAAGCTCGTCCCCATGATTTCGATCAGCCGGTCGAGTTCTGGCCGACCGCCGCCATTCGCTCGGCGCTGCAGGGCGGTGACATCGACACCTGGAAGCGGATCGCCGCCGCGCTCAAGCGCGACCCGTTCGGCCGCACCGCCCGTCAGGTGGAGGAAGTTCTGGAGGGCACCCGCCCGTATGGCATCTCCAAAGCGCTGTGGGAAGTGCTGGAGCGCGCCCGCATCCACCTGGAGGCCAACGAACGCGCCGAGGTGGCCCGCCATGTGGCGCTGTTGATCGAGCGGTCCGGCCTGGCCCAGCAGGAATTCGCTGCCCGCATCGGGGTGGCGGCCGAGGAGCTGGCCAGCTACCTCGACGGCAGCGTCAGCCCGTCGGCCTCGCTGATGATCCGGATACGCCGGCTCTCGGACCGGTTCGTGAAGTCGAAGCCAACCCCCTCGGCCGACTCCGACTGA
- a CDS encoding M13 family metallopeptidase → MTYAATRSGLDLSHIDENARPQDDLFGYVNGRWLADYEIPPDRATDGAFRTLFDQAEEQVRDLIIEASDSGAAPGSDQQRIGDLYASFLDEAAVERRGIQPLHDELATIDGAADSAALAAVVGTLQRTGVGGGVGVYVDTDSKNSTRYLVHVNQSGIGLPDESYYRDEQHAQVLAAYPGHIARMFALVYGGEAKDHADTAARIVALETKLAAAHWDVVKRRDADLTYNLRTFAQLQTEGAGFDWTGWVTALGSTVQAVAEVIVRQPDYLTAFASLWDSEDLDDWKRWARWRLIRARASWLTDAVVAADFDFYGRLLTGTEQIRDRWKRGVSLVESLMGDSVGKLYAQRHFPQDAKSRIDTLVDNLQEAYRSSITNLDWMTPQTRERALTKLGKFTAKVGYPAKWRDYSALVIDRDDLYGNYRRGHAVNHDRELAKLGGPVDRDEWFMTPQTVNAYYNPGMNEIVFPAAILQPPFFDAQADDAANYGGIGAVIGHEIGHGFDDQGAKYDGDGNLVDWWTDDDRSEFGARTKALIEQYEAYVPRELDRAHHVNGAFTVGENIGDLGGLTIALLAYQLSLNGEPAPVIDGLTGVQRVFYGWAQVWRTKSRAAEAIRRLAVDPHSPPEFRCNGVIRNVDAFYEAFDVAEEDALFLEPQRRVRIWN, encoded by the coding sequence GTGACTTATGCGGCCACCCGCTCGGGCCTCGACCTGAGCCACATCGACGAAAATGCCCGTCCCCAAGACGACCTGTTCGGCTACGTGAACGGTCGCTGGCTGGCCGACTACGAGATTCCCCCGGACCGCGCCACCGACGGGGCCTTCCGCACCCTGTTCGACCAGGCCGAGGAGCAGGTCCGCGACCTGATCATCGAAGCGAGCGACAGCGGCGCAGCACCTGGCAGCGACCAGCAACGCATCGGCGACCTGTACGCCAGCTTCCTCGACGAGGCCGCCGTCGAGCGCCGGGGCATCCAACCGCTGCACGACGAGCTGGCCACCATCGACGGCGCGGCCGATTCGGCGGCGCTGGCCGCGGTCGTCGGCACCCTGCAACGCACCGGGGTGGGCGGCGGCGTCGGCGTCTACGTCGACACCGACTCGAAGAACTCGACCCGCTACCTGGTGCACGTCAACCAATCCGGCATCGGGTTGCCCGACGAGTCGTATTACCGCGACGAGCAGCACGCCCAGGTGCTCGCGGCCTACCCCGGACACATCGCGCGGATGTTCGCCCTGGTGTACGGCGGGGAGGCGAAAGACCACGCCGACACCGCGGCCCGCATCGTGGCACTGGAGACCAAACTCGCTGCCGCGCACTGGGATGTGGTCAAGCGCCGCGACGCCGATCTGACCTACAACCTGCGCACCTTCGCGCAGCTGCAGACCGAAGGCGCGGGTTTCGACTGGACCGGCTGGGTCACCGCGCTGGGCAGCACTGTCCAAGCTGTCGCGGAAGTCATTGTGCGCCAGCCTGATTACCTCACCGCCTTCGCGTCGCTATGGGATAGCGAAGACCTCGACGACTGGAAGCGCTGGGCGCGTTGGCGGTTGATCCGCGCCCGCGCCTCGTGGCTGACCGACGCGGTGGTCGCCGCGGACTTCGACTTCTACGGCCGCCTGCTGACCGGGACCGAACAGATCCGGGACCGGTGGAAGCGCGGGGTTTCGCTGGTCGAAAGCCTGATGGGCGACTCCGTCGGAAAGCTCTATGCCCAAAGGCATTTCCCGCAGGATGCCAAGTCGCGCATCGACACGTTGGTGGACAACCTGCAGGAGGCCTACCGGAGCAGCATCACCAACCTGGACTGGATGACGCCGCAGACCCGGGAGCGCGCGCTGACCAAGTTGGGTAAGTTCACCGCCAAGGTCGGCTACCCGGCGAAGTGGCGCGACTACTCTGCCCTGGTGATCGACCGCGACGACCTGTACGGCAACTACCGGCGCGGGCACGCGGTCAATCACGACCGCGAGCTGGCCAAGCTGGGTGGGCCGGTGGACCGTGACGAATGGTTCATGACCCCGCAGACCGTAAACGCGTACTACAACCCGGGGATGAACGAGATCGTCTTTCCCGCAGCTATTTTGCAGCCGCCGTTCTTCGACGCCCAGGCCGACGACGCCGCCAACTATGGCGGTATCGGGGCGGTGATCGGGCACGAGATCGGGCATGGCTTCGACGATCAGGGCGCCAAGTACGACGGCGACGGCAATCTCGTCGACTGGTGGACCGACGACGACCGCAGCGAGTTCGGCGCCCGCACCAAGGCACTGATCGAGCAGTACGAGGCCTACGTTCCCCGCGAACTCGACCGCGCCCACCACGTCAACGGTGCCTTCACCGTCGGTGAGAACATCGGCGACCTGGGCGGGCTGACCATCGCGCTGTTGGCCTACCAGCTGTCGCTTAACGGCGAGCCGGCGCCGGTAATCGACGGCCTGACCGGCGTGCAGCGGGTGTTCTATGGGTGGGCCCAGGTGTGGCGCACCAAATCCCGTGCAGCAGAAGCAATCCGGCGACTGGCCGTGGACCCCCACTCGCCGCCGGAGTTCCGGTGCAACGGCGTCATCCGCAACGTCGACGCCTTCTACGAGGCCTTCGACGTCGCCGAGGAGGACGCGCTGTTCCTGGAGCCGCAGCGCCGGGTCAGGATCTGGA